From Xylanibacter oryzae DSM 17970, a single genomic window includes:
- a CDS encoding ATP-binding protein, translating into MLNGILKVEKYDDRFVLTNPGLLKLPIVQIYAEGESKARNQRMQAMLRMIGYGENLASGFPLILAHGTKSIG; encoded by the coding sequence ATGCTCAATGGCATACTGAAGGTTGAGAAGTATGACGACCGTTTTGTGCTCACAAATCCCGGTTTGCTGAAACTCCCTATCGTTCAGATTTATGCCGAAGGAGAGTCTAAAGCCCGCAACCAACGCATGCAAGCCATGCTTCGCATGATAGGCTATGGAGAAAATCTTGCTTCCGGCTTTCCTCTTATCCTAGCGCATGGAACGAAAAGCATTGGCTAA
- a CDS encoding S41 family peptidase — translation MKLELFIMEIEKKLCVILFSLISLQSNAQILTVRQQQDDIDSLYSKIETVMPYPFRYIKRGQFVHMVDSLKKSITSSNATSKFYLNIAQLFAMLKNGHLYIEIPINERLKYTNEGGKIMPVRLYLDHGNLIVNFPYRDCGIARGDTITSINDVCSNEIVKKLYSLQGSEINNDLKDKGMEQYITPLLWYIYGWGDEYKFRIKNHGYIKTIYASGVPNQEAIKMINTHKATNRDFRVDYLDKDSAIMTIPNFYQTKELSVFCDSVFKQLRDKKIKLLYINVRDNLGGKSSNVELLLSYLRHPAYDSFRKVIIRVSKETIIYYKRMDQDIYNEIKDLPNGKFFELKSDKTKSNKHNSNIFKGKVIVLANYRTYSAASYFVHMIAKHHIGNVIGTTGCPSVCSGNPIQYSLPNSHLNCYIPTGLFCE, via the coding sequence TTGAAACTAGAACTTTTCATTATGGAGATTGAGAAAAAACTATGTGTAATTTTGTTTTCATTAATATCACTTCAAAGCAATGCACAAATTCTGACTGTAAGACAGCAGCAAGACGATATAGACAGCCTATATAGCAAAATAGAAACTGTAATGCCCTATCCATTTCGATATATTAAAAGGGGGCAATTTGTACATATGGTAGATAGTCTAAAAAAATCCATTACCTCATCAAACGCTACTTCAAAATTTTATCTCAATATAGCTCAACTATTTGCTATGTTAAAGAATGGACATTTGTACATCGAAATACCTATTAATGAGAGACTTAAATATACTAATGAGGGTGGTAAGATAATGCCTGTAAGATTATACTTAGATCATGGAAATCTTATTGTAAATTTCCCATACCGAGATTGTGGCATTGCACGGGGAGATACGATAACTAGTATAAATGACGTATGCTCTAATGAAATTGTGAAAAAGCTTTATTCTCTGCAAGGTTCTGAAATCAATAATGATCTTAAAGATAAAGGAATGGAACAATATATAACGCCACTACTATGGTATATATATGGTTGGGGAGACGAATATAAATTCAGAATAAAGAACCATGGTTATATAAAAACGATTTATGCTTCAGGCGTTCCAAATCAAGAAGCTATAAAAATGATCAACACACATAAAGCTACAAACCGAGATTTCAGAGTGGATTATCTTGATAAAGACTCTGCAATAATGACAATACCAAATTTCTACCAAACAAAAGAATTGTCTGTCTTCTGTGATTCAGTTTTTAAGCAATTACGTGACAAAAAGATAAAACTTCTTTATATAAATGTAAGAGACAATTTGGGTGGAAAAAGTAGTAATGTAGAATTATTACTTTCCTATTTACGACACCCTGCTTATGATTCATTCAGAAAAGTAATTATCAGAGTAAGCAAAGAGACTATTATTTATTATAAACGTATGGATCAAGATATATACAACGAGATTAAAGATTTGCCTAATGGTAAATTCTTTGAGCTTAAGTCTGATAAGACCAAATCTAACAAGCATAACTCGAATATATTTAAGGGTAAAGTTATAGTACTTGCAAATTACAGGACTTATTCTGCGGCTTCTTATTTTGTACATATGATAGCTAAACATCATATAGGAAATGTAATCGGAACAACAGGGTGTCCTAGTGTATGTTCTGGAAATCCTATACAATATTCATTGCCTAATTCTCATTTAAATTGTTATATTCCTACAGGTTTATTTTGTGAATAA
- a CDS encoding helicase-related protein produces the protein MDKSASAAKIVRMLNQNDDSLTPQIIHDVCEFFDEEKANGLSNADLQFLYYVASKVGIPQYYDMLPHFNKDVPQIPNVNQLVFGYVVQNSSYYVDNDSYLHRYQINVLDHYHHRELNRYFLSASTSFGKTYLVYEIIRKMKYKNIVLMFPTIALMTENLAKIYSNDEYEWIREKYKIHTLSDSKPEGEWNIFLYTPERYLTFIDNNKNISLDFIFVDEIYKLDNGFIIDEESKEDQRDIAYRIALYFALQDAHTDALLAGPYVEIHQTEEGRDKSSLFRFFSKYGIKPLNYNSIELVNKIEQSVYIIKDAKKMFLREVSEILKKNQNAIVYSKSRSDAENKVKQLIKENFSFLNINNTPDEFKEFIEHIKANYPKDHDGRQWIEITALEQGIAIHHGLVPKYIQKEIIDFFNRGIIKILIATTTITEGVNTTAKNVLITSSMKGTKDLKKFDAQNIEGRAGRFMSHYSGNVIILDSNFKKIIESDSEKLEHLYFRKDVEHTSIDFPYTENKYLSDKEKDIYISTRQKQNRLGIPDDIMNMLKALSLDEKLTVYENVANLSDEDKREIKNLILNFNQKKFLDKKLLEIIIKTIAPIAVNSKIDSFIKGRKEDHCYLTGIILSYMKGGLPGMIKYKIDEQKKNINTAIRESTEFVYHILKYQVTKYFGAFNLMYKYYLSKTTNTPFEKVVGIDSVLMKFEYNSYTHNGRIVSDFGVPQKIIDYYEVAEDSKKKQLQKGFDNFERKVFNDVQKIVE, from the coding sequence ATGGATAAGTCAGCAAGTGCAGCCAAAATAGTAAGAATGCTAAATCAAAATGACGATTCGTTAACACCTCAGATAATACATGACGTGTGCGAATTTTTTGATGAAGAGAAGGCTAACGGACTTTCGAATGCCGATCTGCAATTCCTTTATTATGTGGCATCAAAAGTTGGTATACCTCAATATTATGATATGCTGCCGCATTTTAATAAAGATGTGCCACAAATCCCAAATGTAAATCAATTGGTGTTTGGCTATGTAGTGCAGAACTCAAGCTATTATGTTGACAATGATTCGTATTTACATAGATATCAGATTAACGTTTTGGATCATTATCATCATAGGGAACTTAACAGATATTTTCTTTCAGCAAGCACTTCGTTTGGTAAGACCTATCTTGTGTATGAGATAATACGCAAGATGAAATATAAAAATATCGTACTAATGTTTCCTACAATTGCTCTAATGACAGAGAACCTTGCTAAAATATATAGTAATGATGAATACGAATGGATTAGAGAAAAATATAAGATACATACATTGAGTGACTCCAAGCCCGAAGGAGAATGGAATATTTTTCTATATACGCCTGAAAGATATCTTACATTTATAGATAATAATAAAAATATAAGTCTTGATTTTATCTTCGTGGATGAAATTTACAAACTGGATAATGGATTTATTATAGATGAAGAGAGCAAAGAAGACCAAAGGGATATTGCCTATCGTATAGCACTATATTTTGCATTGCAGGATGCTCATACGGATGCTTTACTTGCTGGCCCATATGTAGAGATTCATCAAACAGAGGAAGGACGGGATAAATCTTCGCTGTTTAGGTTCTTCTCAAAATATGGTATAAAGCCATTGAATTATAATTCAATAGAGTTGGTAAATAAAATTGAACAATCTGTATATATTATAAAAGATGCAAAAAAGATGTTTTTGAGAGAGGTTAGTGAAATTCTTAAAAAGAATCAGAATGCAATAGTATATTCAAAGTCAAGGAGTGATGCCGAAAATAAAGTGAAACAGTTGATAAAAGAGAATTTTTCATTCCTTAATATTAATAATACCCCTGATGAGTTTAAAGAATTTATTGAACATATTAAGGCTAATTATCCAAAAGACCATGATGGACGGCAGTGGATTGAAATAACCGCATTGGAACAAGGAATAGCCATACACCACGGCCTTGTGCCGAAATATATACAAAAGGAGATAATTGATTTTTTTAATAGAGGAATTATTAAGATTTTAATTGCGACAACTACTATTACAGAAGGTGTAAATACAACTGCTAAGAATGTGCTTATTACCTCCAGCATGAAAGGTACTAAGGATTTAAAAAAATTTGATGCTCAAAATATAGAGGGACGAGCAGGAAGGTTTATGTCACACTATAGTGGCAATGTTATCATTTTGGATTCTAACTTTAAGAAGATTATAGAATCGGATAGTGAGAAACTTGAACATCTTTATTTTAGGAAAGATGTAGAGCATACTTCTATTGATTTTCCATATACTGAAAATAAGTATTTGTCAGATAAAGAAAAAGATATATATATTTCTACTAGGCAGAAACAGAATAGATTGGGGATTCCTGATGATATCATGAATATGTTAAAAGCTTTATCTTTGGATGAAAAATTGACGGTGTATGAGAATGTTGCTAATTTGAGTGATGAAGATAAAAGGGAAATTAAGAATTTGATTTTAAATTTTAATCAGAAAAAGTTTCTTGATAAAAAACTTTTGGAAATAATTATCAAAACGATAGCACCAATTGCTGTTAATTCTAAAATAGATTCTTTCATTAAAGGCAGGAAAGAAGACCATTGTTATCTTACAGGTATTATATTGAGCTATATGAAAGGAGGTTTACCTGGAATGATAAAATATAAAATAGATGAGCAAAAGAAAAATATTAATACAGCAATAAGAGAATCTACCGAATTTGTATATCACATATTGAAGTATCAAGTGACAAAATATTTCGGAGCTTTTAATTTGATGTATAAATACTATTTAAGCAAAACAACAAATACACCATTTGAAAAAGTTGTTGGCATTGATAGCGTTCTAATGAAGTTTGAGTATAATTCATATACTCATAATGGAAGAATTGTGAGTGATTTTGGTGTTCCTCAGAAAATTATCGATTATTACGAGGTAGCAGAAGATTCAAAAAAGAAACAACTTCAAAAGGGGTTCGATAATTTTGAACGTAAGGTGTTTAATGATGTGCAGAAAATAGTGGAGTGA
- a CDS encoding HTH domain-containing protein, with amino-acid sequence MQVKLILHIETKNVVKDVAKEISDRQRIILELLQDSPTLSATELSQKTGMTSRTIQRDLADLQEKGILSREGGRKEGRWIMLKKIN; translated from the coding sequence ATGCAGGTAAAGCTGATCCTGCATATTGAGACAAAGAATGTCGTAAAAGATGTCGCAAAAGAAATATCTGATCGTCAGCGCATTATACTTGAATTACTACAAGACTCTCCAACATTAAGTGCTACAGAATTGTCACAAAAGACAGGAATGACATCAAGAACCATTCAACGCGATTTAGCAGACTTACAAGAAAAAGGTATCTTATCTCGTGAAGGTGGTCGTAAAGAAGGACGCTGGATTATGCTTAAAAAAATTAATTAG
- a CDS encoding PGN_0703 family putative restriction endonuclease, whose product MKFKESQYLHQAQCAKEHPEYFENDLLGGVFRKKKQPFALQKDKGERNLFESIRIDTLTYFKENGISWWNGTSPTNHMLSSQIACLNHLFAIRHDYDAAKAIAETISGFEFDSILKVPDDKGKLGYIAFEEVSGIHNFLNEGKPSRGSNCTSIDALLFAEKDNEKWIIPIEWKYVEQYSTFDKSKGNPGKVRVSRYAELINQSEYLKTLSPIEGSIYFQEPFYQLMRQTLWAENEIKRGDVRFSGAKHFIHAHVVPNENKELLQRNYRVSGLKMEDTWRACLKKDVYRLITPKDLFKSICNNPVLSKRYNNLIEYLNNRY is encoded by the coding sequence ATGAAATTCAAGGAATCACAATATCTACATCAAGCACAATGTGCAAAGGAGCATCCTGAATATTTTGAGAACGACCTTCTTGGAGGAGTATTCCGTAAGAAGAAACAGCCTTTTGCCTTACAGAAAGACAAGGGAGAAAGAAATCTTTTTGAAAGTATCCGAATAGATACACTTACATACTTTAAAGAAAATGGAATATCATGGTGGAATGGGACATCTCCAACAAATCACATGCTATCGTCTCAGATCGCCTGTCTAAATCACCTATTTGCCATACGACATGATTATGATGCCGCAAAAGCTATAGCAGAAACTATTTCTGGATTTGAATTTGACAGTATACTCAAGGTACCTGATGATAAGGGAAAGCTTGGGTATATTGCATTTGAGGAGGTCAGTGGAATTCATAATTTTTTAAATGAAGGGAAACCGAGCAGAGGTTCAAACTGCACATCTATTGATGCTCTTCTGTTCGCAGAGAAAGACAATGAGAAATGGATTATCCCTATAGAATGGAAATATGTGGAACAATATTCAACTTTTGATAAGTCCAAGGGAAATCCTGGAAAGGTTAGAGTTAGTAGATACGCAGAACTCATAAATCAGTCGGAATATTTAAAGACACTATCTCCTATTGAGGGATCAATCTATTTTCAAGAACCTTTCTATCAACTAATGAGACAAACACTTTGGGCAGAGAATGAAATAAAGAGAGGTGATGTAAGATTTTCTGGTGCTAAACATTTCATCCATGCTCATGTTGTACCGAATGAAAACAAAGAACTCCTTCAAAGAAATTACCGGGTATCAGGATTAAAGATGGAGGATACATGGCGTGCGTGTCTTAAAAAAGATGTCTATAGACTAATTACGCCAAAAGATCTCTTCAAGTCTATCTGTAATAATCCCGTATTAAGTAAAAGATACAATAACCTAATTGAATATTTGAATAATCGCTATTAG
- a CDS encoding DUF2971 domain-containing protein, with the protein MAVEILYKYLDADGGLKMLSHHNLQFTNAAKLNDPFDCHPSLIEFSHVPEERCKIWSQKDIEDLSSNRFIRQRDRTWICSLSKRFDSLLMWSYYNAHKGICIGIDMEKADLYLSQIYGEVMFGCLNFEVKYKDIVEKPDYFQSEEDLFSYQLCTKAKAWEHEQEERLVITDPSQMIRHAVPKEFDDKEIVDYKEIRFYPSIGLECFDSVYLGVNIDKDIKMNIIKTAKSLNSNIKIYQMSVDPNAFKLNTELINP; encoded by the coding sequence ATGGCAGTAGAAATATTATATAAATATTTAGATGCAGATGGAGGATTAAAGATGTTATCACATCATAATCTTCAGTTTACCAATGCAGCCAAGCTTAATGACCCATTTGATTGCCACCCTTCATTGATAGAATTCTCTCATGTTCCGGAAGAGCGATGTAAAATATGGTCACAAAAAGATATAGAAGACCTTAGTTCTAACCGATTTATAAGACAAAGAGACAGAACTTGGATATGTAGTCTATCAAAAAGGTTCGATTCTTTATTAATGTGGAGTTATTACAATGCCCATAAAGGTATATGTATAGGGATTGATATGGAAAAGGCAGATCTATATTTGTCACAAATATATGGAGAAGTTATGTTTGGATGCTTGAATTTTGAAGTAAAATATAAGGATATTGTTGAAAAACCAGACTATTTTCAAAGTGAAGAAGACCTCTTTAGTTATCAATTGTGCACTAAGGCGAAGGCTTGGGAACATGAGCAAGAGGAACGTTTAGTTATAACAGATCCATCTCAAATGATTCGACACGCAGTCCCTAAAGAATTTGACGATAAAGAAATTGTAGATTACAAAGAAATAAGATTTTATCCGTCTATTGGCCTAGAATGTTTTGATTCAGTTTATTTGGGAGTTAACATTGATAAAGATATAAAAATGAATATTATTAAGACCGCAAAGAGCTT
- a CDS encoding TlpA disulfide reductase family protein codes for MKNKILKTIMPFALTAMALCVSFNSFAGKTFKIDGTVLRGLHDVKYYIYIGDSNGSISSTPTDSVDVKNGKFSYSVNLDDIREGRIQAVLDDGTICTAYMQFPFLPGEKANLLVCNGEFRLSGSSFYKQWGAFDDFYTPYQKSIELKRNKAMNAWQKLPKDENKVSEKDKEAFTLLNNEYRDEINKTNTAVQEYLKKHNNEEGCIMYMARYFDDVEGTWNAASESVKKGRIANLLKKKVEQERLMKEHQEKIKAVEKQTGEGVMFKDFTVEYEGKTQKLSDYVGKGKYVLVDFWASWCGPCRGEIPNIINVYNKYKGDKFEVLGVATWDKPEDTKKAIQELGIAYPQIYNAQNVGSDAYGISGIPEIILFGPDGKILKRGLRGEMIGDTVKQYLSE; via the coding sequence ATGAAGAACAAAATTTTAAAGACAATTATGCCATTTGCATTGACAGCAATGGCGCTATGTGTTTCTTTTAATTCGTTTGCCGGTAAAACATTCAAGATTGATGGCACTGTATTAAGAGGACTTCATGATGTAAAATATTACATCTATATTGGAGATTCCAATGGTTCGATTAGTAGCACACCTACCGATTCCGTTGATGTTAAGAATGGCAAGTTTTCATATAGTGTGAACCTTGATGATATTCGTGAGGGACGCATTCAGGCCGTCTTGGATGATGGTACAATTTGCACTGCTTATATGCAATTCCCCTTTTTACCGGGCGAAAAGGCTAACTTATTAGTATGCAATGGCGAGTTTAGACTTAGTGGATCATCATTTTATAAGCAGTGGGGGGCATTTGATGATTTCTATACTCCTTATCAGAAGAGTATAGAATTGAAAAGAAATAAGGCTATGAATGCATGGCAGAAATTGCCTAAAGACGAAAATAAAGTTTCTGAAAAAGATAAAGAAGCATTTACGCTATTAAACAATGAATACCGAGATGAGATTAATAAAACAAATACGGCTGTTCAAGAATATCTTAAGAAGCATAACAACGAAGAAGGTTGCATAATGTATATGGCAAGATACTTTGATGATGTGGAGGGTACTTGGAATGCTGCAAGCGAATCCGTAAAAAAAGGTCGTATAGCTAATCTTTTAAAGAAAAAAGTAGAACAAGAACGTTTAATGAAAGAACATCAGGAAAAGATTAAGGCTGTAGAGAAACAGACCGGTGAAGGTGTAATGTTCAAGGATTTCACAGTTGAGTACGAAGGTAAAACTCAAAAACTTTCTGACTATGTAGGCAAAGGCAAATATGTACTTGTAGACTTCTGGGCAAGTTGGTGTGGACCATGTCGTGGTGAAATTCCTAACATCATTAATGTATATAACAAGTATAAAGGTGATAAATTTGAAGTTCTAGGTGTTGCCACATGGGATAAACCGGAAGATACAAAGAAGGCTATTCAAGAACTTGGCATAGCATATCCACAGATATATAATGCTCAGAATGTAGGTTCAGATGCTTATGGCATCTCAGGCATTCCTGAAATAATACTCTTTGGTCCTGATGGTAAAATTCTAAAGCGTGGATTAAGAGGTGAAATGATAGGCGATACTGTAAAGCAGTATTTAAGCGAATAA
- a CDS encoding HamA C-terminal domain-containing protein, protein MRKTLEDIIVKAITFRYQLPNMQLSIPPYKNSVRKDECYKGLNNNDFANAIYNGLIDYSYNDNDINVDSLTPLHKRALQAKIRYDKNASIEEQEKYGFYGEVILHLMLNKFYKTSTLISRGYFYHPIENAETKGFDCFHLIQNAPDLVELWFGEVKFYADGKAAIKSILEKVSTSLSDGYLSKNAITIFDEDADKWNIQQSELLRIATDWKDNPSINVVDEIEKYNMRLVYPMLVICNNIKNKDYNETISGLIDYANNKYASLNIKLSVPFELFFILLPVNDTKTIKQTVIQWISQQVQPK, encoded by the coding sequence ATGCGAAAAACCTTGGAAGATATAATCGTGAAAGCTATTACTTTTCGATACCAGTTACCTAATATGCAATTATCAATACCTCCTTATAAAAATTCAGTGAGGAAAGATGAATGTTATAAAGGTCTCAATAATAATGATTTTGCCAATGCAATTTATAATGGTCTTATAGATTATTCTTATAACGATAATGATATAAATGTTGATAGCTTGACTCCTTTGCATAAAAGGGCGTTGCAAGCGAAGATTCGATATGATAAGAATGCCAGCATAGAAGAACAAGAGAAGTATGGTTTCTATGGTGAAGTTATACTGCATTTAATGCTGAATAAATTCTATAAAACGTCAACACTGATTTCTCGTGGATACTTTTATCATCCGATTGAAAATGCTGAAACAAAAGGATTCGATTGCTTTCATCTAATACAAAATGCGCCTGATCTTGTAGAACTTTGGTTTGGCGAAGTTAAATTCTATGCTGATGGTAAAGCTGCAATTAAAAGTATTTTGGAGAAAGTTTCTACTTCTTTATCGGACGGCTACCTTTCCAAAAATGCAATTACAATTTTTGATGAGGATGCTGATAAATGGAATATACAGCAGAGTGAATTATTAAGAATAGCAACTGATTGGAAAGATAATCCTTCAATCAATGTCGTTGATGAAATTGAGAAATATAACATGAGGTTGGTTTATCCCATGCTTGTTATTTGTAATAATATTAAAAACAAGGACTATAATGAAACAATAAGTGGATTGATAGATTATGCAAATAATAAATATGCTTCGTTAAATATTAAATTATCGGTTCCTTTCGAGTTGTTTTTCATATTGTTGCCTGTGAATGACACTAAAACGATTAAACAAACTGTAATACAATGGATAAGTCAGCAAGTGCAGCCAAAATAG
- a CDS encoding DUF1634 domain-containing protein, protein MEIIQQNKKMQQLIGTTLRVGVMTACCIAILSGSYYLIRHGAEPVPDYMKFHGEPVSLTTLSGIFSGLLHFQARNWIQLGVLVLMLTPITRIILSLIDFAHEKDWLYVTITAIVFLVILSNSIGGGIL, encoded by the coding sequence ATGGAAATAATACAACAAAATAAGAAAATGCAACAATTAATTGGCACAACACTTCGTGTAGGTGTTATGACAGCGTGTTGTATTGCGATACTTAGTGGCTCATATTACTTAATTCGCCATGGTGCGGAGCCAGTACCTGATTATATGAAGTTCCATGGAGAACCGGTTTCGCTGACCACATTATCCGGTATATTCTCCGGCTTACTACACTTTCAGGCTAGAAACTGGATACAGTTAGGGGTCTTGGTGCTTATGCTTACCCCAATAACCCGAATAATACTCTCGCTTATAGATTTTGCTCACGAGAAAGATTGGTTGTACGTTACAATTACGGCAATCGTATTCCTTGTTATATTATCCAACTCTATAGGAGGAGGTATATTGTAG
- a CDS encoding AlbA family DNA-binding domain-containing protein: MKKENRNKMKEQNIQELLANGEHVTLECKKAQTCVLNSLWETCSAFANTYDGNSTEHT; the protein is encoded by the coding sequence TTGAAAAAAGAGAATCGCAATAAGATGAAGGAACAGAATATACAAGAACTGCTTGCTAACGGCGAGCATGTAACTCTTGAATGTAAGAAAGCACAAACCTGCGTTCTGAATTCCTTATGGGAGACGTGTTCAGCTTTCGCCAATACGTATGATGGAAATTCTACTGAGCATACTTGA